GAAaattttctgactcgaatttcgagaattatttgaataaataattaaaaataatttaaataagtaattagaAAAGACTTGAACTCGATAGTCAAACACAAATGGTAAAATTTGAAGTAGTTCAAACTTAAAATCAGTAACGTATCTTAAGATTAAGTTTTGAGAGGgcctaataaaattttcaaaaaagttaAGGAGtgtaatgaaatttttttaaaaaaaaattggggactaattaatttttttgtgagattaataagaatttttaaaaaaaatttaagacagcttaaaattttctaaaaactttgaaggaaaaataaaatatttcgaaAATTTTGAGGacctaataaatattttttttaaaagtttcaaggaaaaaatcaaaatttctcaaaattttaggCTACTATAACTGTCCAACTCTACCAGAAATGATCAGCTTGAAACCCTAATTGGAAAAACTAAATTGACTctaaactaaaatgactagaaccTTAAATTAtcaaaacttttcataatttttaaaacctaaattaaatCCTGACCCAAAATCAACTTGCACTTAGAATAACATGAACAATTAATTACTCGAACTCAAGTGTCAAACTCGAAATGACTGAACCTAAAATGATTTGAACAAGTAATTTACAACAACTCTAACTTAAGTTTAATCccaaaataaattattgtaaCTAAATATAATGTAAAAAAGTAACTCAAAATAACTCGAAGTTGAAAGAATATTACTTAATAaactaaacaaaattatttaaaacacaatcaacttaaacccaaaattatccaaattagaaataaagaaaatattgaaatcCGAATTCATCAGTCCCAAATAAACTCCAACAGGACAgatctgtgtttttttttttttatctagaaAAATGTATGAAAGGGCCACCCTGTGTAATGAAAACGAGAATCGAATCTCAAATTAtgagctttattttattttattttcattcacgAGCATAAGATTCTctctttattataaaaaaaaaaagaaaaaaaaacccataaaataAAGGTTCTTTATATCCGAAAAGTGTGTAGAAATAAACAAAAGTGGTCGTTGAACTGTTTGACTATGTTTTGGGAGAATGGAGCAACCCTACTAGCATTGGCATGCACAACCTCCCACTCAcgtaattaatttacttaataaaataaaattttaaaaattgcacCGACTAAGAGAATAAATACCGCTGTTTAATACATAAGTCTTATGCGTTACCGATAAagaataatatattttcataaaaaaatcagaGATTATGATATAAGATTTAAGATTAATATAGAGTTTCGggtttaatatttatgtttaagtttatattgaatttcaaaataaagATTAATTAATATTATCTATAAGTTTTTCGCTATTTTTTTCACTGATGATAAAGTATTGTATTGTTATATGAATAACTAATTGGAAGAAGCGAAAGTGGACTTCGTTTTTCACAGGTATTTAAATCAAGTTCGAATCCTGAAGTTGATATTGTTAGGATGGCTTTACTGAATACTACCACCGGCCTCGACTAGGACAAAGCTCTTATCGTCAAAATGAATGAGTACACCTATTTTATTCGCTAAGAATGCTCATAACTTTGATGTGCacattatacttttaatttcatgtGTATGTATGTTAGAATATTCGTTGTGAGTGAATCTCATTGAATTGAGTGCAGGTGGAATGCTTGGAGTATTCTCCTATCAAGGGCGAAGGCAAGGATAAATCGGGGCTAtgaccccctaaaatgaaaaattttagatttagctctttctaaatttataaaatttaaggttagtacatgataaaattatagtttggtccccaaaatgataatttttttatttaatcttaaaattataaagatatatattGACACAATGGTAAAATCTTATTTTAAGTctcagaaaaatatataaattaatcttCACCCCCTAGAAAAAATTTATGACTTTGCCCTTGTCCAATTTTTAGAGGAGAAGGTAAGAATTGGAGTAATTACTCTAGTAATTGTAACCAATTACACTTAAATCAACTATCATGTTTTTCTAATAAAATTTGACTTATTAAATAATtacattaaatattatttattataaattaatcatattaattttaattaaattacatactatttaatattatttatttatacttgGCTAATGACTAATCAACAATGGCAAAAAGCATTTATTTGCTGTTAAAGAAaaaataacccaacaaatatgaaaaattaagactaattaaataaaattacatatataGTATTTATTTCTTGTTAATAATAATTGTATTGTCAAatacacttaatttttattttttctcaaatattattgatagtttatatttattaatattttttaagattcaAAATCATGTAATTGTGTAATTACAATTTACTACCtaacataacataaaaaattacaatatatttAAACTCAACCAAACACATATAAAGAATATAATTACACCACATAATATCCAAACACACTTTTAATATATTAAGATCCAACCTGACATAATTTCCTTGTTTTCGCtacaatccaaatcaaaattttacaaacgttaatttttataataagcatacattttttattaatttaattcttattattttaatttaaaatataattattcacaTGTATTACATAGACATTGTTAATATTATATACCACatcaataaataatataaaaatataaaaattataaaagatattaaaagaactgttcaataatttaataattttaaaaggtCGATTAAATTTATCTCTAATTCTTTTCAAAAGTTGAAAGGCCTTAAAAACCATATTAACaaatggctaaatttattattgtcTTCATAAAATTACTGTTCATTTATCACGGTGAGGGGATTTATAGGTGAATTGGTAGAAAATTTCAATTGTCTACATTCACACAAATGCTTTAAGGTTCCAAATTTGAGTACCTTCGTAACAAATAACACATTGACATCAccatgcaaaaataataattaaaaaaaaaaaaacctccatATTCCATACATGAATTCCTATGAGCTTTGCATTAGCTGTTGATTCATTTGTTACCAGCAAGGAGCCAAAAAGACACTATTCTTTTCAAGAGCCATTGGAGGGGAGAGTGCTCTGTATATTTGaaggcattaagatgttgaaacCATCCGCGGCAGTTGACACAATCATTCCAGGAATCTGAGCATGCCAATGAAGTTCTTTCAAGTCCTTTTGTCCCTGTTCATGGGGGGAATTGTGTTAAAAGGGAATCCTGAAAACGTATTCAATTTTCAATACTCTTGATTTTTAAGTACCTGATGAACAAAAAGAAGTTGCGGAGGTAAATCTTGCGGGGCATTTACGAGCTCCTTTGTTTGAGCTTTGAATTCCGCTTCTTCTTCTTCGTCTTTTTCGAGAGAAAGATCCCATATTCTATAAACCGAAGCAAAACAAAAGTAAGTGAATAAGTACAAATGTCCAAGATCCTAATCTGGGAATCATGTACGTTAACTTTGTTAGCCTTGATATTAAGGGTGATATTGGTTCGCTTCGGTTCTCAGTGTTTCCTGCTCAACCATATTTTGATATTCTAGTGCTTTACATGTACTTACGTTAACTGATTATCAGATGATGAAACTGCCAACGTGGAGGCTTCGTGTGGACTCCACTCGATTGATGTTACTGGGTATTTATGGTACTTAAAATGAGCTACCACTGTATTTCCATCCTGCAAACACAAATTATAAATCAGTACCATCCTGGCCTCAACATAGAACAGAATCGGATGCCAAATGCTAATGAATGCGGAATCCGAAACAAGATGTATCACATTTAAGATGAACATAAATTAAGTCAACAACGGGATTTCCTATTTCATGGATTTAAGTATCATCGTGTCATAGGTAATAATAGGCATACCTTGAGCAACCTAAAATCATGGATTGAAAACGTGCCATCATCACTTCCCGATGCTAACATACAACTAGCTTGCCTAAATAAAGATCCAAGTATGCAAAGATGTCAGAAATTTGTCGATAGAAAGAAGGGTCAAAGCATAACAGAGGCCCTTGTATTATgagtcaaattacattttgcccccccactaaaaaattgagcaaattagTCAAATTACATggaccagtttttaatagtagaaattgatgaaatttttaacaaaaagaccaaattgCTCTTTGGTCAAATATACAGAGACAAATTTGTCCCATTTTTTGAGTCaaaggggcaaaatgtaatccaACTCTCAATACAagagcctccatggtacttttatctAGAAAGAAGACTGTTGAAATATCATGACCAAAGAGGATTCACTGATGCACAAACATCAAAAGTTTGAACATCGAAGAGATGTGTTGAAATAAAGAGCAAGTAAATATATTAGGACTGAAATACCTATTCCATGAGATGACATTCACGTCTGCGTCATGTGCCTTAAAAGAAGCTGCCGGTGACTTTCCTATACGGATATCCCAAATTGCGATAGTCCCATCCACAGAGCACGACACAAATGCATGAGGTTCCGTTGGACTCCACTGCAAAAGTAACATAAGAATGGTGTTATTGAATTATGTTTTAACGATAAAGTATAGATTTAATTACATCACAACATGATTACTCACTTGGAGATCTTCGACACTAGCAGAATGTCCAATAAACGGAGTAGGATCAACATTCCAAGTTGAATCAGATGTAGGCTCCCACAGATGAATACAATTCTTGCAGTCCCCTGAAAATACAAAAAACAGCACCTTCACAATGAAAGCTTGATAATACCGAAAAGTAAAAAAGAGATTTTTCACAATTATTTCTCGATAATTACCGGTTGCAAGCCTTCCAACAACAACAGGACTCCAATCAATTGCGTAGCCTTCGTCTTTGTGGCCACGGAAGTTAACTAACGGAGCCTGGTTAAAAACCGAACTTCCCTGGATACCTTCCGTTTCTGATTCCGCTAAAGCATTCAGATGAGAACTGAAGTCCCATACCTGCAACAAGAAGTATCAAAACGTAATCCCAATCATTAAATTGCAAACAACAAGGAACAATATGAAATATTGTTGGATTATAAGTCCGACCTGAACATGACCACTATCAGCCCATGATGCACATATGTGAGGATTTTGTCCCATGGCACGTATACGGTTAACACATCCATGATGAGCAACCTTTCGCAACTGTTCCAAGGAAAAAAAGGGCACAATGTATAATAAGTCTAATAATAAACCCCAGAGATGATATATAACTAGAAATCGAAAGAAACTAGAATTTGCCTGCAAAACCGGTGCACCAGAAGCACCTTCTTCTTCATCCTCACTATCATCACTATTACTACTTTCACCATCCATATCAGGATCATCCTCGGAAGATTTCTTAGGAACTAGCTCACGCCTTTTTCCCGAAATGTTGCTTACTTTAAACACTCCAATAGAGTTCCAAGAAGCCTTCTCTGCCTGTGAAATCAAACAATTACATCAATATACACAAAAGAAGTCAAAAAGATAGACCATCTCTTCCTAATGGTTCAAATAAGACAAATGTTGTTCCTTTGGTCCCATCTACTAGCTAGCACTTAATAAGTAATGAAGTAAAAACCTGAGTCCCTGCAACAAAATACACCGAATGTGGAAAATCTTTCCGGTCTGAACCCAACGAATCACGTACGATATCAAAGCTGTCAAAAATGACCCAATttctaaattaaaacaaatagaaaTACAAAGTacacaatttttttcaaataccctttgtacattttttttataaaccttattaattatttaaactttttCCAGTACTTTCTCAggaaacaaacaccaaataatgGTGGGTAATTAAAGAGTACCTCAAAGCTGCCAAAAAATGACCCAATTTCTAAATTAAAACACATAGAAAACACAAAGCAAGCACTTCTTCAAATACCGTTTGCAGAATATTTTATAAACCTTACtaatttgtacaacttcccctcTACTTTCTCAGCAAACAAACACCAAGTAATGGCGGGTAATTAAAGAGTACCACAAAACCGCCAAAAAAAGGACCCAATTTCTAATTTAAAACACATACAAAGTACAAAgtaaacattttttttctaataccctttgtataatttttattaaacctTATTAATTTCAACAACTTCTCCGACTACTTTCTCAGCAAACAAACACCAAGTAATGGTGAGTAATTAAAAAGCACCTCAAAGCTGCCAAAAAAATGACCCAATTTCTAAATTCAAACACATAGAAAATACTTTTTCAAATACCCTTTGCTCATTTTTTTATGAACCTTATTAAATTGTTAACTTTTCCCACTACTTTCTCAGCAAACAAACACCAAGTAATGATGGCTAACTAAAGAGTACCTCAAACAAGGCCATCCAATATGAAAAGCGTGAAGTGAATTATAAGCTAAAGGATCACATTGAAGCTCTTCTCCTTCCTCCAATTCATCAACTCCTGGTTGCCAAACCCTTGGCTGAATTGTCGGCACTGACGAAGACGTTGATGCTCCATCGCCTTTTTTTGAACCCTTTTTAAGAAACCAATTACATAGCAATTTTAGTGAAAAAAGGAACAAACTttaaagatgaataaataaaaaaaaaagattaagagTGAGTTTTTTTTGCAATTGAACCTTATTCTTTCTCTTagcctttttagggtttttgataGTGCGCGCCATTCTTTTGGAGGATAAATCAGAGTAGAAGAACAAATACTCTATAAGAAAACAAAGAGGGTTTTCAGGTGGCCGCTAGGGTTTAAGATTTTATACGCTTCAAAtggttagaattttttttaggttattttctaaatattttttaaggttAACATATGttgttagtccctgtactttgacAAAATTAGAGATCTAATCCATTtactttaaaaagttaaaaattcaatcctTCTACTTTTTTAATTgagaataatataattttttctcTGGAACTTAGCAATTAGattcattttaatccctaaatttGGAAAATGTAAAAGTTTGATGATGTGACACTATAAcatcacttaaaaattaaaaaatatattaatttttaagtgaTAACGCAGTACAATCTTAAAATGTCACTTACAGTGTTCTAATAATTGAACTGGTGATTGAACCAATCAGATCAATGGTTCCTGATTTAATCTGTTTGATCGGTTCAATTGCTATaccaacaataattaattaaaaaaatataataaaaaatttattaaaccgACTCAACATTTTTGTTTGGACCAATATATCAATCGATTCTCAGTCCAACTGGTCCAGTTGACCAATCTAGTCTTATTCCAATAACACCAGCCACATCATCAAATCTGGACCAAATCCaaattcaggcacaaaaatagATCTGATTGCcaaatttaagtaccaaagtTGACCTAGTTACTAAGTTTAGAGGcaataaattatattatccctttttaatttaaaaatcctagttcaatcattatcataaaatatggtaaaaacattttaaacactcgaaatatttaatttttaggtaatttttatatatttcttttcataATCACATGAAATTCtatatgtaaattaaatatttaatgtaaTGACAAATGGCTTTCatagaaataaagttttgattttaattttaagttttttaattccatttctatataaatttgaataaaatttacccatgatttagatgaaaaataattaataataggtGTTGGATCGTTAAAACATTAATCgtataaaaataaacgaaaatgTGTAAAATTACTTTAGTTTTATATCGGTGTAAGTGATTCCCTcccttaaattaaataaaaatgttgtttacataaatatatttgatcTAACTGCAAAAATGTGGACACATTTGTGAGTATGAACACGGATGTAAATTTGCACAAATTTCAGCATTTACAATAAAATTGCAAAAGattaaaatatgcttcaagaatatttattttcgtatatttgaaatttaatctttctattcttttttaataaatttaatcactttgtttttcgaatttaaaaatacaagttcaattattaacaccattaaatttttttttcaaatttaagttcattacaactttatttttattacataacTACCAAGTAAGTATTCTTTTTATATCAAAATGGCACACTAACaaatttaacagaaaaatttAGCCAGAGTTAACAATtagacctaaattttgaaaattgacaaGTAGAGGAACTAAATTCCTACTcggagcatattttaaccaagTGCAAATTACATATGAGCTCCTGAAGAATTGAATATTaacagaaaattttacatgaatctTTATACagatattttgagtataaaatcCAATTTGATTTGCTAGTAGAGGAGTAAATCAACTAAAAGAAGAAGCAAAGAGTCTGCATAGGATCCAAATGATTCTAAATCGTAGCATAATGACATACATTTCTCAGCAGCTAACTTTATCTGCAAGATCATAAAACAGACAAATACATGTTAGCTGATAAATGCATAACAGATATCTTTTTCATCTTTGTTTAGGATTTATAGGCTTTGCAATTTCCCCCCTCAAAGAAATGCATGTAAACAAAGTATTCGATAATTTACACGATATTTCGGTAAAAAAAATGCAGAGATTGCAGGGTTTAGGGTAAATAGCATGAGATTCACCAacaaatacatgtacatatattggTACCTGTAAGTCCTTTTTCTTGTTAGGAGAACTAGTGTTGCAAAGCCTACCATGATTATGACTTTAACTACCTgatgtaaagaaaaagaaattagcaGAAATAATATCATTCGCTTGTTCTTATCAACAAGGTATTGAGAACAAAGAGATTACTGTAGAAGGATGTACATATATAAACATTCAGGATTCAAGTTTCAATGGGATTCTAGATACTAAGTGGATTTAGAATTGTTGAGGGGGTCGGCTCCTTCAGGAGAAGTTTTCAAAGTGTCATTTGCCAGGCAGCCAACCTGATCCCCCAACAACCGAAGGTATTGTCCCCGGGAGGAGGGTTTTGTTTCCCATGCTCTGCCGAGAGCCAGTATGTTGTGAGCTGCTGCCCTGAGTGCCTAGTTCACATAGCCAGGAATGCCTCGACCGTACGTGAACGTACAGCCACCCACCAAGGGCAAGCCGTGCTCACGGCACACTGGTTCTCAGCAGAGCACAGGAGACAACCCTCCTCCAGGGACAATACCTTTTGTTGTTGGGGGATCGGATCAGCTGCCTGACAGACAACACTTCGAAGACTTCTCCCAAAGAAGCCGATCccctctcaacaaaaattatctTTCATTTCAGTTGACATCAATGGTGCAATGAAAACATAGTCATTTGAGCATGATTTACTTGCAAGGTTCTGGCTTCAATTCATATTAAACTCAAGGGGAAACTAACATGGTTTTGCATTATGACAACTTTGATAAGATTTCGAGGAATATATAACACCTTCTAGCAAAGGGTAAATGCTTGTTACTTAATAGTAAAGGAGAAAGTATAACCTGTCTAAAAGGTCCTATAGAGTCTTGAGGATCCTCTGAATTCTCAGACCGTGGTCTTAACTTTTCAGAATTGTTGCCATCTTCATTTACCTCAGTAGCAGTGGCAGCATCAACGTCAACCTGTACTTAACAGGCAAATAAAACAGTTTGGTTAGGATATTACAATCATCTACAAAAAAGATCCAGTGTTACCAAATTTGAACATATTTACATATGAATACATGTACTTTCCGCCTTTGCATTATGTCCACTAAAGACAGATGACAATCTACAATATATATATAGGGGGTATCTTGCATTATGTCCACTCAAGAGAGATGACAATCTACAACAATATGTATACATGGGGTATCTAGCAAACCTACCCTGTAACTATATGATCACAAGATCTCAGCTTCTTTGTTTCATCCAGCACACTCCCATTAGGTCCACTATTTCTTTGGCCCCTGTTGTTATGCTTAGGCAACATCTAGCTTCAACTAGAAATATCCAGAGACCAGAGCTACCAATGAAACAGTGGCCATCACTTTAAATAGCCATTGATTTCAGTTTATCATTTGAAGTAGAAAAAATTCTTCTACACCATCCTCTTTTTACTAATTTTCGGCTTGAAtgtttcttttctattttattttattttataaaatagggTTCCAAGATTGGTTGCCTTTT
The Gossypium hirsutum isolate 1008001.06 chromosome A07, Gossypium_hirsutum_v2.1, whole genome shotgun sequence genome window above contains:
- the LOC121231942 gene encoding glutamate-rich WD repeat-containing protein 1, with protein sequence MARTIKNPKKAKRKNKGSKKGDGASTSSSVPTIQPRVWQPGVDELEEGEELQCDPLAYNSLHAFHIGWPCLSFDIVRDSLGSDRKDFPHSVYFVAGTQAEKASWNSIGVFKVSNISGKRRELVPKKSSEDDPDMDGESSNSDDSEDEEEGASGAPVLQLRKVAHHGCVNRIRAMGQNPHICASWADSGHVQVWDFSSHLNALAESETEGIQGSSVFNQAPLVNFRGHKDEGYAIDWSPVVVGRLATGDCKNCIHLWEPTSDSTWNVDPTPFIGHSASVEDLQWSPTEPHAFVSCSVDGTIAIWDIRIGKSPAASFKAHDADVNVISWNRQASCMLASGSDDGTFSIHDFRLLKDGNTVVAHFKYHKYPVTSIEWSPHEASTLAVSSSDNQLTIWDLSLEKDEEEEAEFKAQTKELVNAPQDLPPQLLFVHQGQKDLKELHWHAQIPGMIVSTAADGFNILMPSNIQSTLPSNGS